The Gemmatimonadales bacterium genome window below encodes:
- the fabF gene encoding beta-ketoacyl-ACP synthase II: MRRVVVTGLGLVTPLGNNVEDSWAGLLAGRSGAAPITKFDPAEFQVRFACEVKGFDALQFIDKKEARRYDLFVQFALGAAHEAVTQAGLEGKFPAPERTGVIIGSGIGGMVTFQEQTKLLITKGPDRVSPFFIPMFIPDIAAGLVSIRYGLKGANYATVSACASSAHAIGQSFQLIKSGHADAMLTGGTEAAISELAIAGFQNMRALSTRNDAPEEASRPFDKDRDGFVLGDGAAMVMLESLEHAQARGATILGEVLGYGLTGDAYHITSPAPSGEGAQRAMRDCLADAGVGIETVGYINAHGTSTSQGDIAETAAVKAVFGKHAQELIFGSTKSMTGHLLGAAGGLEFAVCLLAARDGKIPPTINQVTPDPECDLDCAPNTAVDREFDVALSNSFGFGGHNVTLAVRAWKE, encoded by the coding sequence GTGCGTCGTGTCGTCGTCACCGGCCTGGGGCTGGTGACCCCGCTCGGCAATAACGTCGAGGATTCCTGGGCCGGCCTGCTTGCAGGCCGGTCTGGTGCTGCGCCGATCACCAAGTTTGATCCGGCGGAGTTCCAGGTGCGGTTTGCATGCGAGGTGAAGGGCTTCGACGCGCTGCAGTTCATCGACAAGAAGGAAGCGCGCCGGTACGACCTCTTCGTGCAGTTCGCCCTCGGCGCGGCCCACGAGGCCGTGACCCAGGCGGGGCTGGAGGGGAAGTTCCCGGCTCCCGAGCGGACCGGGGTCATCATCGGCAGCGGCATCGGTGGCATGGTGACGTTCCAAGAGCAGACCAAGCTCCTCATCACCAAGGGCCCGGACCGCGTCTCCCCCTTCTTCATTCCGATGTTCATTCCCGACATCGCCGCCGGGCTGGTGTCCATCCGCTACGGGCTCAAGGGCGCCAACTACGCGACCGTCTCGGCCTGCGCCTCCTCGGCGCACGCCATTGGCCAGTCCTTCCAGCTCATCAAGTCCGGGCACGCCGACGCGATGCTGACCGGGGGGACCGAGGCCGCCATCAGCGAGCTGGCCATCGCAGGGTTCCAGAACATGCGGGCGCTCTCGACGCGGAACGACGCCCCGGAGGAGGCCAGCCGCCCCTTCGACAAGGACCGCGACGGCTTCGTTTTGGGTGACGGTGCCGCGATGGTCATGCTTGAGAGCCTCGAACATGCCCAGGCTCGCGGCGCCACGATCCTCGGCGAGGTGCTCGGCTACGGCCTGACCGGCGACGCCTACCACATCACCTCGCCCGCTCCGTCAGGCGAGGGGGCCCAGCGGGCCATGCGTGACTGCCTGGCCGACGCCGGCGTCGGAATCGAGACGGTCGGCTACATCAACGCCCACGGCACCAGTACCTCCCAAGGCGACATCGCCGAGACTGCCGCGGTCAAGGCGGTCTTCGGGAAGCACGCGCAGGAGCTGATCTTCGGGTCGACCAAGTCGATGACCGGTCACCTCCTGGGCGCCGCCGGCGGGCTGGAGTTTGCCGTGTGCCTGCTCGCGGCGCGGGACGGGAAGATCCCGCCGACCATCAACCAGGTCACGCCCGACCCCGAGTGCGACCTCGACTGCGCGCCGAACACGGCGGTGGATCGGGAGTTCGATGTGGCGCTGTCCAACAGCTTCGGCTTCGGGGGGCACAACGTCACGCTCGCGGTGCGCGCCTGGAAGGAGTGA
- the sucD gene encoding succinate--CoA ligase subunit alpha — MSIFIGKDTRLVVQGITGRDGSFHAKQMMEYGTKVVAGVTPGKGGQVFEGTVPIFNTVAEAVAEAGANTAVIYVPPMGAAGAIMEAVDAGIAMVVCITEGVPVIEMTRVMPFVRERGARLIGPNCPGAITPGEAKVGIIPGSICAPGRVGLVSRSGTLTYEVVNQLTRAKIGQSTCVGIGGDPIIGTNFIDCLRAFQDDPGTDAIVMMGEIGGTDEQHAAEFVRDHVTKPVVGFIAGQTAPPGRRMGHAGAIISGSSGTAAEKMAAFEAAGISVMKRPADVVPLLKARLK, encoded by the coding sequence GTGAGCATCTTCATCGGAAAAGACACCCGGCTCGTGGTGCAGGGCATCACGGGGCGCGACGGTTCGTTCCACGCGAAGCAGATGATGGAGTACGGCACCAAGGTGGTCGCCGGCGTCACGCCCGGAAAGGGCGGCCAGGTCTTCGAGGGCACCGTCCCCATCTTCAACACCGTCGCGGAGGCGGTGGCCGAGGCCGGCGCCAACACCGCGGTCATCTACGTGCCGCCGATGGGCGCGGCGGGCGCCATCATGGAGGCCGTTGACGCCGGGATTGCGATGGTCGTGTGCATTACCGAGGGCGTCCCCGTCATCGAGATGACGCGGGTCATGCCGTTTGTGCGCGAGCGGGGCGCGCGTCTCATCGGGCCGAATTGTCCGGGCGCCATCACCCCGGGCGAGGCCAAGGTCGGCATCATCCCCGGATCGATCTGCGCGCCAGGCCGGGTCGGGCTGGTCTCCCGGAGCGGGACGCTCACCTACGAGGTCGTCAACCAGCTGACGCGTGCCAAGATCGGGCAGAGCACCTGCGTGGGCATTGGTGGCGACCCGATCATCGGGACCAATTTCATCGACTGCCTCCGGGCGTTCCAGGACGATCCCGGCACCGACGCGATTGTCATGATGGGCGAGATCGGCGGGACCGACGAGCAGCACGCGGCGGAGTTCGTCCGGGATCACGTGACCAAACCGGTCGTTGGCTTCATCGCCGGCCAGACCGCGCCGCCGGGCCGCCGAATGGGGCATGCGGGCGCCATCATCTCGGGTTCCTCCGGCACCGCGGCGGAAAAGATGGCCGCCTTCGAGGCGGCCGGCATCAGTGTCATGAAGCGGCCGGCCGATGTCGTGCCGCTCCTCAAGGCCCGGCTCAAGTAG
- the plsX gene encoding phosphate acyltransferase PlsX yields the protein MIRVALDAMGGDHAPQPEIEGALAALATLPGVIVQLVGQVDVIEAELARHPGIDRSRIEVVPAAEVIGMAEKPLAAVRKKPNSSVVVGLGLQKAKQSDAFVSAGNTGAILAASTVLLGIHTGVERATVATPFPTADLPVIVLDGGANVDCSAKELVGFARLGSVYARDVLGRERPLVGLLNIGEEDEKGNAASRAAHELLKQTSGINYIGNIEGRDILAGHSKHGHVDVVVTDGFVGNIVLKFYESVARMIVRLVKRTAPDILERSDVQEVFRVLDYSEYGGAPLLGVNGVSIICHGSSGSNAIKNAIRVAAQMVETKLNQHVAAEFAAGAAPVA from the coding sequence ATGATCCGCGTGGCGCTCGACGCGATGGGCGGAGATCACGCCCCGCAGCCCGAGATTGAGGGCGCACTCGCCGCGCTCGCGACTCTGCCCGGCGTGATCGTGCAGCTGGTGGGACAGGTCGACGTCATCGAGGCGGAACTCGCCCGGCATCCCGGCATTGACCGGAGCCGGATCGAGGTCGTCCCGGCGGCGGAGGTCATCGGCATGGCCGAGAAGCCCCTGGCCGCCGTGCGCAAGAAGCCGAACTCCAGCGTCGTGGTCGGTCTCGGGCTCCAGAAGGCCAAGCAGTCCGACGCGTTCGTCTCGGCGGGGAACACCGGGGCCATTCTCGCGGCCTCCACGGTGCTGCTCGGCATCCACACCGGCGTCGAACGGGCCACCGTTGCCACGCCGTTTCCGACGGCCGACCTCCCGGTCATCGTCCTCGACGGGGGCGCCAACGTCGATTGCTCCGCCAAGGAGCTTGTCGGGTTCGCCCGGCTCGGCTCGGTGTACGCCCGCGACGTCCTCGGACGTGAACGCCCGCTCGTCGGTCTCCTGAACATCGGCGAAGAGGACGAGAAGGGGAACGCGGCCTCCCGGGCCGCGCACGAGCTCCTCAAGCAGACCTCCGGAATCAACTACATCGGGAATATCGAGGGCCGGGATATCCTGGCCGGGCACTCGAAGCACGGGCATGTCGACGTGGTCGTGACCGACGGATTCGTCGGCAACATCGTGCTCAAGTTCTACGAATCCGTCGCGCGGATGATCGTGCGGCTCGTCAAGCGCACCGCCCCCGACATCCTGGAGCGCAGCGATGTCCAGGAGGTGTTCCGGGTGCTCGACTACTCCGAGTACGGCGGCGCGCCGCTCCTCGGCGTCAACGGCGTGTCCATCATCTGCCACGGTTCCTCCGGCAGCAACGCCATCAAGAACGCCATCCGCGTCGCCGCCCAGATGGTGGAAACCAAGCTCAACCAGCATGTCGCCGCGGAGTTCGCCGCGGGGGCCGCTCCCGTCGCATGA
- a CDS encoding menaquinone biosynthesis protein, with translation MRLGRIPWINCYPVTGAIDRGLVPVGAELVTGTASELNDLLAAGELDVSVVSAVEYARNAAAYHLLPDLAISADGPVHSVALFSKRPVEELDGATVLRTASSRTSVLLLELLCRHRWDIAPKFATVRAESADLDALAGFPHEAVLVIGDAALQLAAQGAYPWVFDLGAEWKAWTGLPFVFAVWAARREASATAVRALHRKLLASRSWGLAHLDLLAEEAAAHTGVSVATCRSYLGTLDYALGGPELEGLTTFFHRLAQDKLAPAGSLSFITAA, from the coding sequence ATGAGGCTCGGGCGGATTCCGTGGATCAATTGCTATCCGGTCACCGGGGCCATCGACCGGGGCCTGGTCCCGGTCGGTGCCGAACTCGTGACGGGGACCGCCTCGGAATTGAATGACCTGCTCGCCGCCGGTGAACTCGATGTGAGCGTCGTCTCGGCCGTGGAGTATGCGCGCAACGCGGCCGCGTACCACCTCCTCCCCGATCTCGCCATCAGCGCCGACGGCCCCGTGCACAGCGTGGCCCTCTTCAGCAAGCGCCCCGTCGAGGAACTCGATGGCGCGACGGTGCTTCGCACCGCCTCCTCCCGGACGTCGGTGCTGCTCCTCGAGCTGCTCTGCCGCCACCGGTGGGACATCGCCCCGAAGTTTGCGACCGTGCGCGCCGAGTCCGCCGACCTGGACGCCCTGGCGGGATTCCCGCACGAGGCCGTCCTCGTCATCGGCGACGCCGCCCTGCAGCTGGCCGCGCAGGGCGCGTATCCATGGGTCTTCGACCTGGGCGCTGAATGGAAGGCCTGGACCGGCCTGCCCTTTGTGTTTGCCGTGTGGGCCGCTCGCCGTGAGGCATCCGCCACCGCGGTGCGTGCGCTGCATCGCAAGCTGCTCGCCTCCCGGAGCTGGGGACTGGCGCATCTGGATCTCCTGGCCGAGGAGGCCGCCGCGCACACCGGCGTGAGCGTGGCAACCTGCCGGTCCTACCTCGGGACACTGGACTACGCCCTCGGCGGCCCCGAGCTCGAGGGACTCACGACGTTCTTCCACCGACTGGCCCAGGACAAGCTGGCGCCGGCCGGATCGCTCTCGTTCATCACGGCGGCATGA
- the ndk gene encoding nucleoside-diphosphate kinase, producing MQTLAIIKPDAVASGKAGLILAHLQSAGFTMRAARLVRLTLPEAEAFYGVHKGRPFFAELVTFMTSGPCMPLALSRDDAVPHLRTVIGATDPAEAAAGTVRKLYAESKGRNAIHASDSDENAAREIAFFFTEGELAALHG from the coding sequence ATGCAGACTCTCGCCATCATCAAGCCCGACGCGGTTGCTTCCGGCAAGGCCGGACTCATCCTGGCCCACTTGCAGTCGGCCGGCTTCACCATGCGAGCCGCCCGACTGGTCCGGCTGACCCTGCCGGAGGCGGAGGCGTTCTACGGCGTTCACAAGGGTCGGCCCTTCTTCGCGGAACTGGTGACCTTCATGACCAGCGGCCCCTGCATGCCGTTGGCCCTGTCCCGGGACGACGCGGTCCCGCACCTCCGTACCGTGATCGGCGCGACCGATCCGGCAGAAGCCGCTGCCGGCACGGTCCGGAAGCTCTACGCCGAGTCGAAGGGCCGGAACGCCATTCACGCCTCCGACAGCGATGAAAACGCCGCGCGGGAGATTGCCTTCTTCTTCACCGAGGGTGAACTGGCCGCCCTGCACGGCTAG
- the fabG gene encoding 3-oxoacyl-[acyl-carrier-protein] reductase, with protein MTQIDLTGRTAFVTGSTRGIGLAVAQALHAAGAKVAIVGRDASRAQEVAAGLGDRAAGVGCDVADRAQVEAALAAAEAALGPIDILVNNAGLTRDNILLRLSDEDWDVVLDANLKGAFYTIRAVIKGMMKRRMGRIINITSVVGLTGNKGQANYAASKAGLVGLTKSVAKEYAARGVLANCVAPGFIETDMTAALPSEARAALLESIALGRLGSPEDIAAAVLFLASDLASYITGQVLVVDGGMVI; from the coding sequence ATGACGCAGATTGATCTGACTGGCCGGACAGCGTTCGTGACCGGGAGCACCCGGGGCATCGGTCTCGCGGTGGCGCAGGCGCTCCATGCCGCGGGTGCCAAGGTGGCCATCGTGGGTCGGGACGCGTCCCGTGCCCAGGAAGTGGCCGCCGGCCTCGGGGACCGTGCCGCAGGTGTCGGCTGCGATGTCGCGGATCGTGCCCAGGTGGAAGCCGCCCTGGCGGCTGCCGAGGCGGCCCTGGGACCGATCGACATCCTGGTCAACAACGCCGGGTTGACGCGGGACAACATCCTGCTGCGGTTGAGCGACGAGGACTGGGATGTTGTGCTGGACGCCAACCTCAAGGGGGCGTTCTATACCATCCGCGCGGTCATCAAGGGCATGATGAAGCGGCGGATGGGGCGCATCATCAACATCACCAGCGTCGTGGGACTGACCGGGAACAAGGGGCAGGCCAACTATGCCGCCAGCAAGGCCGGGCTGGTCGGCCTGACCAAGTCGGTGGCCAAGGAATACGCCGCCCGCGGGGTCCTGGCCAACTGCGTCGCCCCGGGCTTCATTGAGACCGATATGACTGCCGCCTTGCCCTCTGAGGCGAGGGCGGCATTATTAGAGAGCATTGCGCTGGGGCGTCTCGGCAGCCCGGAGGATATTGCCGCCGCCGTGCTCTTCCTGGCATCAGATCTCGCGTCCTACATCACTGGCCAGGTGCTGGTGGTGGACGGCGGGATGGTCATCTAG
- a CDS encoding VTT domain-containing protein: protein MPPLAVYAVLAALSLLENIFPPVPGDAVLALGAFLTVTGPLDPVTLFFVCWIPNFLGSVGVYFLARRVGGGLFESRMGRQLLSPESIASLERGYIRYGLAGVFLGRILPGVRAVVAPFAGLMRLPPLRALVPIGLASALWFAGMIVLGRYIGQSWEGIQRVLRDLNTGLAVVGLLVVAGITVAWWRARAARRARLWDALRVALDHEPAPPGAVDPALQAVAAFVLEMAEADEHLKTAEREALTARLRARFNHLPGQVSADRAALEAVILRATSAYQANERRRLVDRMRHVAQADGVVTPAEAAMIARAAALLGVEPQ from the coding sequence ATGCCGCCGCTCGCGGTCTATGCCGTGCTCGCCGCGCTGTCCCTGCTCGAGAATATCTTCCCGCCGGTCCCGGGCGACGCGGTTCTCGCCCTCGGCGCGTTCCTGACCGTCACCGGGCCCCTCGATCCGGTCACCCTCTTCTTCGTGTGCTGGATTCCCAACTTCCTCGGCTCCGTCGGCGTGTATTTCCTCGCCCGGCGCGTTGGTGGCGGGCTCTTCGAGTCGCGCATGGGACGCCAGCTGCTCTCGCCTGAATCGATTGCATCGCTCGAGCGCGGGTACATCCGCTACGGACTCGCCGGCGTGTTCCTGGGGCGGATCCTCCCGGGAGTGCGCGCCGTCGTGGCGCCCTTTGCCGGGTTGATGCGACTGCCGCCGCTTCGCGCGCTCGTCCCGATCGGTCTGGCGTCGGCGCTCTGGTTTGCGGGGATGATCGTGCTGGGCCGGTACATCGGTCAGAGCTGGGAGGGAATCCAACGGGTCCTGCGGGACTTGAACACCGGGCTCGCGGTCGTCGGCCTCCTCGTCGTCGCGGGCATCACGGTGGCCTGGTGGCGCGCTCGTGCCGCCCGCCGGGCCCGCCTCTGGGACGCGCTGCGGGTCGCCCTCGATCACGAACCGGCCCCCCCGGGAGCCGTGGACCCGGCCCTCCAGGCGGTCGCGGCATTCGTGCTCGAGATGGCCGAGGCGGATGAGCACCTCAAGACTGCCGAGCGGGAGGCGTTGACGGCACGATTGCGGGCCCGGTTCAACCACCTCCCGGGACAGGTCAGTGCCGACCGGGCCGCGCTCGAGGCGGTGATCCTCCGCGCGACCTCCGCCTATCAGGCCAACGAGCGCCGGCGCCTGGTCGACAGGATGCGTCACGTGGCGCAGGCCGACGGCGTCGTGACGCCGGCGGAGGCGGCCATGATCGCCCGCGCGGCGGCGCTGCTGGGCGTTGAGCCGCAGTGA
- a CDS encoding acyl carrier protein, whose protein sequence is MSNVEEKVKDIIAEELGVEREKLTPEASFMEDLGADSLDTVELVMAFEKEFDIDIPDEDAEKLRTVGEALKYLHEKTGK, encoded by the coding sequence ATGAGCAACGTAGAAGAGAAGGTCAAGGACATCATCGCCGAGGAACTGGGTGTGGAGCGCGAGAAGCTGACTCCCGAAGCCAGTTTCATGGAGGATCTTGGCGCTGACAGCCTCGACACCGTCGAGCTGGTCATGGCCTTCGAGAAGGAATTCGACATCGACATCCCGGACGAGGACGCTGAGAAGCTCCGGACGGTCGGTGAAGCGCTCAAGTACCTGCACGAAAAGACCGGGAAGTAG
- the fabD gene encoding ACP S-malonyltransferase, with translation MVAVVMCPGQGAQKVGMGKDLADRFPAARHTFEAIDDALGVSLSRIMWEGPDDELVLTHNTQPAILAHSAAVFAVVKERLGDVVAGAGHSLGEYSAYVAAGSLTAPDAARLVRRRGELMHEAGTKRPGAMSAVLGLDPAGVTAACTEASGDDGVAVAANLNSPDQIVISGDPAAVARAGDGCKARGAKRVIPLKVSGAFHSPLMEPAVPGLQAALAAAAFAAPAFPIVANASAEPVRTPADAVRLLTAQLTAPVRWIECIQAAAALAPDATFIELGPGSVLSGLLRKILPGARSITLGTAAEVEAFLG, from the coding sequence GTGGTAGCGGTGGTCATGTGCCCGGGGCAGGGCGCGCAAAAGGTCGGCATGGGCAAGGACCTGGCCGACCGCTTTCCGGCGGCGCGCCACACCTTCGAGGCCATCGACGACGCGCTGGGCGTCTCGCTGTCCCGCATCATGTGGGAGGGGCCGGACGACGAGCTGGTGCTGACGCACAACACGCAGCCCGCCATCCTCGCCCACTCCGCCGCAGTGTTCGCGGTTGTGAAGGAGCGCCTGGGAGACGTCGTGGCCGGGGCGGGGCATAGCCTCGGCGAGTACAGTGCCTATGTCGCGGCCGGATCGCTCACCGCGCCGGATGCCGCCCGCCTGGTCCGTCGTCGGGGCGAGTTGATGCATGAGGCGGGCACCAAGCGACCGGGGGCGATGTCGGCGGTCCTGGGGCTCGACCCGGCGGGCGTTACGGCGGCGTGTACCGAGGCGTCCGGCGACGATGGCGTGGCTGTGGCCGCCAACCTGAACTCCCCTGACCAGATCGTCATCTCGGGGGACCCGGCGGCGGTGGCCCGCGCCGGCGACGGCTGCAAGGCGCGCGGGGCCAAGCGGGTCATCCCGCTCAAGGTGTCCGGGGCCTTTCACTCTCCCCTGATGGAACCGGCCGTGCCGGGGCTGCAGGCGGCCCTGGCCGCCGCAGCATTTGCGGCGCCGGCCTTCCCGATCGTGGCCAATGCCTCGGCGGAGCCGGTACGGACCCCCGCCGATGCCGTCCGGTTGCTCACGGCACAGCTGACCGCGCCGGTGCGGTGGATCGAGTGCATCCAGGCTGCAGCCGCACTGGCCCCTGACGCGACGTTTATTGAACTCGGGCCTGGCAGCGTGCTCTCGGGCCTGCTCCGAAAGATTCTGCCCGGTGCCAGGAGCATCACACTTGGCACGGCCGCCGAAGTGGAGGCCTTTCTCGGATGA
- a CDS encoding beta-ketoacyl-ACP synthase III → MTRRPIVEFAGLGVAVPERVVTNADFEKTLDTSDQWIVERTGIRERRVAGPEQSVAMLSHEAALRALEAAGLGPEDIDGIVLGTASPDRLLPSTACDLQALLGAKNAFAFDVSAACPGFLFALNVAEGLIASGQGENMLIIGAEKLSTIADPTDRSTAILFGDAAGAAVIRKATGGRGAVLSTYMKSDGNLGNLLYRPGGGAVDPISAKVVTERSHFIKMAGREVFKSAVKTMSEACDKALERAGISADQVDMLVPHQANLRIIEATAKHTGMPLDKVMINVDRYGNTSSASIPLALDQGVKEGRITPGMTILLVSFGGGFTWASSVVKW, encoded by the coding sequence ATGACGCGGCGCCCCATCGTCGAATTCGCCGGGCTCGGTGTGGCCGTGCCCGAGCGGGTCGTCACCAATGCCGATTTCGAGAAGACCCTCGACACGTCCGACCAGTGGATCGTGGAGCGCACCGGCATCCGTGAGCGCCGCGTCGCCGGGCCGGAACAATCGGTGGCGATGCTCTCCCACGAAGCTGCGTTGCGCGCGCTGGAGGCCGCTGGCCTCGGTCCCGAAGACATCGACGGCATTGTCCTGGGCACCGCCTCCCCCGACCGCCTCCTTCCCTCGACTGCGTGCGACCTCCAGGCGCTGCTCGGCGCGAAGAACGCCTTCGCGTTCGACGTCTCGGCCGCCTGCCCGGGGTTCCTGTTCGCCCTGAACGTCGCCGAAGGGCTCATCGCGTCGGGCCAGGGCGAGAACATGCTCATCATCGGCGCGGAAAAGCTGAGCACCATTGCCGATCCGACCGATCGCTCGACGGCGATTCTCTTCGGCGACGCCGCCGGCGCGGCCGTCATCCGGAAGGCCACGGGCGGCCGGGGGGCCGTGCTGTCCACCTACATGAAGTCCGACGGCAACCTCGGCAACCTCCTGTACCGGCCCGGCGGCGGTGCGGTTGATCCGATCAGCGCCAAGGTCGTGACCGAGCGTTCGCACTTCATCAAGATGGCGGGCCGCGAAGTCTTCAAGTCGGCCGTCAAGACGATGTCCGAAGCGTGCGACAAGGCGCTCGAGCGCGCGGGTATCAGTGCCGACCAGGTCGACATGCTCGTGCCCCACCAGGCCAATCTTCGCATCATCGAGGCGACCGCCAAGCACACGGGGATGCCGCTCGACAAGGTGATGATCAACGTCGACCGGTATGGGAACACCTCGTCCGCGTCGATTCCGCTGGCCCTCGACCAGGGCGTCAAGGAAGGCCGGATCACGCCGGGCATGACCATCCTGCTCGTCTCCTTCGGCGGCGGATTCACCTGGGCCAGTTCGGTGGTGAAGTGGTAG
- the mqnC gene encoding cyclic dehypoxanthinyl futalosine synthase, with translation MTMYRVDRDTTEFRDYLALYEQADLLELGRRADAIRWDLHPEPVVTHIIDRNINYTNVCVADCGFCAFYRRPKDTEGYVLSFEEIGEKIEECRAIGGAQILLQGGHNPYIPFEWYLELMRYIKAHHAIHIHGFSPSEVVFFSERFRIPMPEVIRQLREAGLDSIPGGGGEILVDDVRDRVAKKKAQTDEWLGVQEEAHRQGMRTSVTMMYGMGESNADRIEHLLKVRDLQERTGGFTAFICWPLQPEGTPMFDGWAKTDAVTYLRTLAMARIICRNIPNMQSSWVTMGHKVGQVALRFGANDYGSLMMEENVVSAAGTTYRATLEEMHRVIADAGFTPRLRRQDYSLIEEAVAA, from the coding sequence ATGACCATGTATCGAGTGGACCGCGACACGACGGAATTCCGGGACTATCTGGCCCTCTACGAACAGGCCGACCTCCTTGAGCTGGGGCGGCGGGCCGATGCGATCCGGTGGGACCTGCATCCCGAGCCGGTCGTGACCCATATCATCGACCGGAACATCAACTACACCAACGTCTGCGTGGCGGACTGCGGCTTCTGCGCCTTCTATCGGCGGCCCAAGGACACCGAAGGGTATGTCCTGAGCTTCGAGGAGATCGGCGAGAAGATCGAGGAGTGCCGGGCCATCGGCGGCGCCCAGATCCTGCTGCAGGGCGGACACAATCCCTACATCCCGTTCGAGTGGTATCTGGAGCTGATGCGGTACATCAAGGCCCACCACGCCATTCATATTCATGGCTTCAGCCCGAGCGAGGTGGTCTTCTTCAGCGAACGGTTCCGGATCCCGATGCCGGAGGTCATCCGCCAGTTGCGCGAGGCGGGGCTCGATTCCATCCCCGGCGGCGGCGGCGAAATCCTGGTCGACGACGTCCGTGACCGGGTCGCGAAGAAGAAGGCACAGACCGATGAGTGGCTCGGCGTGCAGGAGGAGGCCCACCGGCAGGGGATGCGGACCTCGGTCACGATGATGTACGGCATGGGCGAGTCGAACGCCGACCGGATCGAGCACCTCCTGAAGGTCCGCGACCTGCAGGAGCGCACCGGCGGCTTCACCGCCTTCATCTGCTGGCCCCTCCAGCCGGAGGGGACGCCGATGTTCGACGGCTGGGCAAAGACCGACGCCGTGACGTACCTCCGGACGCTCGCGATGGCGCGCATCATCTGCCGCAACATCCCGAACATGCAGTCGTCGTGGGTGACCATGGGGCACAAGGTCGGGCAGGTGGCGCTCCGGTTCGGCGCCAACGACTACGGCTCGCTCATGATGGAGGAGAACGTCGTCTCCGCGGCGGGGACCACCTATCGCGCGACGCTCGAGGAGATGCACCGCGTGATTGCCGACGCCGGCTTCACCCCCAGGCTGCGACGGCAAGACTACTCCCTCATCGAGGAGGCGGTCGCGGCGTAG
- a CDS encoding DUF177 domain-containing protein: MLKIAIRDLTRGPAETAGELSPADPIFAGLDLPLDGPVSVTGQLQATEGDDFLWRGVIRARAVLACRRCLAEVPVRLNRDVDVLLTSDPEAADDPSVYPLPPLAVQVDLTGVIREELVLDVPAFVLCREDCAGLCPTCGADLNAGPCACVRSAEPT, from the coding sequence ATGCTCAAGATTGCCATCCGGGACCTGACCCGGGGTCCCGCGGAGACGGCTGGGGAGCTTTCCCCGGCGGACCCGATCTTTGCGGGGCTCGACCTGCCGTTGGATGGCCCCGTGTCGGTGACGGGCCAGCTGCAGGCGACCGAAGGCGACGATTTCCTCTGGCGCGGTGTCATTCGGGCCAGGGCGGTCCTGGCCTGTCGGCGGTGTCTCGCCGAGGTGCCGGTGCGCCTCAACCGGGATGTCGATGTATTGTTGACCAGCGATCCCGAAGCGGCCGACGACCCGAGCGTCTATCCGTTGCCCCCGTTGGCGGTGCAGGTTGACCTGACGGGCGTGATCCGGGAGGAACTGGTGCTGGATGTTCCGGCGTTCGTGCTCTGCCGGGAAGATTGTGCCGGGCTCTGCCCGACGTGTGGTGCCGATTTGAACGCGGGTCCGTGCGCATGCGTGCGGTCCGCCGAACCAACCTGA
- the rpmF gene encoding 50S ribosomal protein L32 encodes MAVPKRKLSKSRKRLRRGHHVAASVKTQACPRCGDPKLSHRVCPSCGYYRGKKVAEVKGD; translated from the coding sequence ATGGCAGTCCCGAAGAGAAAACTCTCGAAGTCCCGCAAGCGTCTCCGCCGCGGCCATCACGTCGCGGCCAGCGTCAAGACGCAGGCCTGTCCGCGCTGCGGCGATCCCAAGCTCTCCCATCGCGTGTGTCCGAGCTGCGGGTACTATCGCGGGAAGAAAGTCGCTGAGGTCAAGGGCGACTGA
- the ispF gene encoding 2-C-methyl-D-erythritol 2,4-cyclodiphosphate synthase, with product MTRTGIGYDSHRFVEGRPLVLGGLTIPHTHGLAGHSDADAVAHALTDAILGAAAAGDIGTHFPDTDPRWKDADSMALLRSACAVVAARGFRVAQVDVTVILERPRLGPHVPAMRDALAVALGLSVGEVSVKAKTNEGMGFIGRGEGIATMAVATLEGN from the coding sequence ATGACTCGTACCGGGATCGGCTACGACTCTCACCGCTTCGTCGAAGGTCGCCCCCTCGTGCTCGGCGGACTGACCATTCCCCACACGCACGGGCTCGCCGGGCACTCGGACGCCGATGCCGTGGCCCACGCGCTGACCGACGCCATTCTTGGAGCCGCCGCCGCGGGCGACATCGGGACGCACTTCCCGGATACCGACCCGCGCTGGAAGGACGCCGACTCGATGGCGTTGCTCCGCTCGGCCTGCGCCGTCGTGGCGGCACGCGGCTTTCGAGTCGCGCAGGTGGACGTCACGGTCATCCTGGAGCGTCCGCGCCTCGGTCCCCACGTCCCGGCCATGCGTGATGCGCTGGCCGTCGCCCTGGGCCTGTCGGTCGGCGAGGTGAGCGTCAAGGCGAAGACCAACGAGGGCATGGGGTTCATCGGCCGGGGAGAGGGAATCGCCACGATGGCCGTGGCGACGCTGGAGGGGAACTGA